From a single Nicotiana tomentosiformis chromosome 2, ASM39032v3, whole genome shotgun sequence genomic region:
- the LOC138906279 gene encoding uncharacterized protein, protein MAVSLRNGRDLDREQEVAQFRRETAPTTPITLEADESAELTEVVIEQAQVDKGKEKEGEQVSEQVAPLVPEASNKEKTSSNGQRLIPAPFPQRLAKQKKDDQYRKFMEMLRQSQLNIPLMDALREMLGYAKMMKDLMSQKFDFQDLSTVTLTQTCSAVVTRPMAQKVSDPGSFTILRTIGSYVVAKALCDLGASINLMPLEIYTKLGIGRARPTSMLLQLADRTVKRPTGILDDVLVQVWKFVFPADFVILDCQVDEEIPIILGRPFLATRRALIDCETGELKMRLNNEEIIFNVQQSMRRPSEFANCSLVEAVDVILQEEDETLNVKDPLEAYLMNLEEMDDEGLAEWVMALEGQGFWKREPQFEPLCLEDRATPPAKPSIEEPPQLDLKPLPAHLSYAFLGPNSTLPVIISSGLLVVQVE, encoded by the coding sequence ATGGCAGTGAGTCTCAGGAATGGAAGAGATTTAGACAGAGAGCAAGAAGTTGCTCAATTTAGGAGAGAGACTGCGCCAACTACTCCAATTACATTAGAGGCAGATGAGTCAGCAGAGCTCACCGAGGTTGTAATTGAACAAGCACAGGTTGACAAGGGTAAGGAGAAGGAGGGTGAACAAGTCTCAGAAcaggtggcacctcttgtgccagaagcttccaacaaagaaaagacatCAAGTAATGGACAGAGATTGATTCCTGCACCATTCCCTCAGAGAttggcaaaacaaaagaaagatgatcaatacaggaaattcatggaaatgcttcgacagagtcaattgaatattccactgATGGATGCTTTGAGAGAAATGCTagggtatgcaaaaatgatgaaggacctgATGTCGCAAAAATTTGACTTCCAAGACCTGTCCACTGTAACTCTGACACAGACCTGCAGCGCGGTAGTGACAAGACCTATGGCCCAAAAGGTGTCTGATCCAGGTAGCTTCACTATCCTACGCACTATTGGGAGTTATGTtgttgctaaagcattgtgtgacttgggagccagcataaacttgatgcccttggaaATCTATACGAAACTGGGCATTGGCAGAGCTAGACCGACCTCAATGttgctgcaactggctgatcgcacagtcaaaagaccgacaggaattcttgatgatgtgcttgtgcaagtgtggaaatttgtatttcctgcagactttgttattcttgattgtcaggtGGATGAAGAGATACCCATCATTCTGGGGAGGCCATTCTTAGCCACTAGGAGAGCATTAATTGattgtgagactggagagttgaaaatgaggttgaacaatgaagaaataatattcaacgttCAACAATCCATGAGGAGACCCAGTGAATTTGCAAACTGCTCACTAGTGGAGGCCGTAGATGTGATACTGCAAGAAGAGGATGAGACCCTTAATGTCAAGGATCCACTAGAAGCCTacttgatgaatttggaagagatggacgATGAAGGGTTGGCAGAGTGGGTCATGGCTCTCGAAGGTCAAGGATTCTGGAAAAGGGAACCTCAGTTCGAGCCCCTATGCTTAGAAGATAGAGCAACACCACCTGCAAAaccatcaatagaggagccaccacaaCTGGACCTGAAACCGCTTCCAGCCCACCTCAGTTATGCTTTCTTGGGGCCTAATTCTACTTTGcctgttattatatcatctggtttGCTAGTTGTGCAGGTAGAGTAA
- the LOC138906280 gene encoding uncharacterized protein, with product MRSNPNRINPDFWCEFHNDHSHRTSDCRILQGEVEHLLKQGYLTELFSEKGKQTYMKNRQEPPKPPSPKRKVNMINGGVEVNGVTYTAARKTTKFTIIHGKRIRQTLEDGSSMNIILLRVVNEMLMGDRVVPKARSLSGFDNSTVITKGEIELSTYADEVIKETKFQVIDTDMAYNMILGRPWIHDMDAVPSTLHQPSQKDTSANQKDAGASEKDVVNQISREIVSKQTDVDSRPDVIQEPEEIENIKTTIEELEAVPLFEQWPDRRIHIEARYNMKLNPEKCAFGITSGKFLGFLVSNRGIEVNPAHIKAIEEIPDILTSKKEVQRLTVAEVAVSAVLVREDKGKQSPIYYVSKSLLDDETRYPYLEKLALALVMAARKLRPYFHCHPISIVTAYPLRSILHKQELSGRLAKWAIELSEYGIIYQPRTTVKFQVLADFVADFNTKIIPKVEKELQIFTGANPGTWTLFTDVSLNVKGAGLGIVLIPPSGESMRQAIKCYPITNNEAEYEVVIAGLELARELSIEQIMIKSDSQLIVNQMQGTYTAREPRMQQYLEKARELVRQFQSWKIVQIPREEKAEADVLANLASIAKVMSEENAIVIHLFHSTLDQDKHEVSFNNLTWDWRNEIVNFL from the exons ATGAGATCAAATCCAAATAGAATAAACCCAGACTTTTGGTGCGAGTTCCATAATGATCACAGCCATAGAACATCAGACTGCAGAATATTACAAGGTGAGGTGGAACATTTATTAAAGCAGGGCTATCTGACGGAATTGTTCAGCGAGAAAGGCAAACAAACTTACATGAAAAATAGGCAAGAGCCCCCAAAACCTCCGTCTCCAAAGAGAAAAGTAAATATGATAAACGGTGGGGTAGAAGTCAACGGCGTAACCTATACAGCCGCGAGAAAAACAACAAAGTTCACAATAATTCACGGGAAGCGAATTCGCCAAACTCTAGAAGATG gtagctctatGAATATCATTTTATTACGAGTGGTGAACGAAATGCTGATGGGCGATCGTGTAGTTCCAAAAGCACGTTCCTTATCTGGGTTTGATAACTCAACCGTTATTACAAAGGGCGAGATTGAACTAAGCACATATGCAGATGAGGTCATCAAAGAAACAAAATTTCAAGTGATAGACACGGATATGGCCTATAATATGATTCTTGGGAGGCcgtggattcatgatatggatgCTGTGCCATCCACACTACATCAG CCAAGTCAAAAAGATACGAGTGCAAATCAAAAAGATGCGGGTGCAAGTGAGAAAGATGTGGTAAATCAAATTTCAAGAGAAATTGTATCAAAACAAACAGACGTAGATTCCAGACCAGATGTAATTCAAGAGCCAGAGGAGATCGAAAACATTAAAACAACGATTGAGGAGCTTGAAGCTGTTCCACTCTTCGAACAATGGCCAGATCGAAGAATTCATATTGAAGCAAG ATATAATATGAAACTGAACCCAGAAAAGTGTGCTTTTGGCATAACTTCAggtaagtttctaggatttctCGTATCTAATAGAGGAATTGAAGTAAATCCTGCACATATTAAAGCTATTGAAGAAATACCTGATATACTCACAAGCAAAAAAGAAGTACAAAGATTGACAG TTGCAGAAGTAGctgtaagtgcagttttagtaagggaggataaaggtaaacaatctcctatttattatgttagtaaatctttaTTAGATGATGAAACTAGATATCCTTATCTAGAGAAACTAGCTTTAGCATTAGTCATGGCAGCTAGGAAATTGAGACCATATTTTCATTGCCATCCTATCTCCATAGTAACTGCATATCCATTAAggagtattttgcataaacaagaatTGTCAGGCAGACTAGCCAAATGGGCAATAGAACTAAGTGAATATGGCATTATTTATCAACCTAGAACAACAGTAAAATTTCAAGTTCTAGCAGATTTCGTCGCAGattttaatacaaaaataatcCCCAAAGTAGAAAAGGAATTACAAATTTTTACTGGAGCTAATCCAGGTACGTGGACTTTATTTACTGATGTCTCTTTAAACGTCAAAGGAGCCGGTTTAGGTATTGTATTAATCCCACCCTCAGGTGAAAGTATGAGACAAGCAATTAAATGTTACCCtattactaacaatgaagcagagtatgaagttGTAATTGCAGGTTTGGAACTAGCACGAGAACTCTCCATAGAGCAAATCATGATTAAAAGTGATTCTCAACTGATAGTCAATCAGATGCAGGGGACTTACACTGCTAGAGAGCCACGAATGCAACAATACTTGGAAAAGGCACGAGAACTGGTCAGGCAATTCCAATCATGGAAGATCGTGCAAATACCCAGGGAAGAAAAAGCAGAAGCAGACGTGTTGGCTAACCTTGCTTCAATTGCAAAAGTAATGAGTGAGGAAAATGCCATTGTAATCCATTTATTTCATTCAACACTTGACCAAGATAAACATGAGGTAAGCTTTAAtaatttaacctgggattggagaaatgagATTGTTAATTTTTTGTAG